The following is a genomic window from Bacillus sp. FJAT-52991.
GAAAAGGCCGATAGCACTTGATATAAAGCTCCCGCTCGATCGGACGGCAATGTGACCACAATCGTCGTTTTATCCAGTGGATTGGTTAATGGCATTGTCAATTCCTGCTCTTCTTTTGCCAACACAATAAACCTTGTATGATTATAGCTATAATCATGAATATTTTCTTTCGCGATCGCCAAATCGTATTGTTTCGCTGATAAGGAGTTTGCTATGGCTGCATATCGATGCTCTGGATGTTCACTTATGTATTGAGCAGCGGCAGCCGTTGACGTCATTTGCTCAAAGGATGTTCCATGAAAATGTGTATGTAAAAATTTATGGCATTGGGCAATGGCATGTGGATGTGACATAATTTTTTCTGCTTGATCCCAATCCGCTAGATGATCCTTATGTACGAGCAAGTGCTGCTGAATGGGTGCTGTCATTTCCCCAATGATTTTCAAATTCGCCTCATGAAATAAATAATCGATCGTTAAATT
Proteins encoded in this region:
- the pheA gene encoding prephenate dehydratase; this translates as MKKIAYLGPEATFTDIAVRNGFPEEERIPYLTIPACMDAVIEGEADLAVVPLENALEGTVNLTIDYLFHEANLKIIGEMTAPIQQHLLVHKDHLADWDQAEKIMSHPHAIAQCHKFLHTHFHGTSFEQMTSTAAAAQYISEHPEHRYAAIANSLSAKQYDLAIAKENIHDYSYNHTRFIVLAKEEQELTMPLTNPLDKTTIVVTLPSDRAGALYQVLSAFSWRDISLSKIESRPLKTGLGNYFFIIDIAQKVDDILLPGAFAEMEALGCSVQVLGSYQAYSIEN